The nucleotide sequence TATGAAGAAACATCTTCGAATCATAGCAGGAGCTGGGAGCGGCAAAACGCAAACAATCTGTGCAAAAGCTGTTTATCTGATGACGCAAAAACAAGTAGACGAAGAACGCATACTAATGATCACTTTTACAAGGAACGCTGCAAATGAACTAAAAAAACGAGTAGATAATTTCAGCCAGAGAAAAACCGCTGTCCATATCGGAACATTCCATAGTATCTTTTTTAGGATATACAATGAAATTTGTCGAAAATTTCCTGAAGTAGCAATGCAAGGAATACAAGGAGACTTTTCAAAGGATACTGCACAAAAAGTGAATGCTGTTTTGCAACAGCTGATACGTAAATATAATCTTTATATATTTGATCAATATGGAGAAAAAACGATTGCTTCTCGGTTAGACTATTGGCAGAATATGAACCTTTCAGTAGAAGAAATGGTTCAGTTAGTTAAAGAAAAATATGATTCCATTGATAAGAATGCACGACAGCCGATATCAGAACGACTGTATGGATTGCTCACGGAACTCCAAGAACAAAAAAGAAGCCAGCAATTGCTAGAGTTCAATGATGTACTCCAAAATCTGAAAAGCGCTTTGGAGAATGAGGAGATCCAGCATTATATCGGCCAAAAATATGATTATCTATTCATTGATGAATTTCAAGATACTAATCCACTTCAATGGGAAATCGTGAAACGGATGACAAAGGAAAACAGGATCAAGTTGATTGTTGTTGGAGATGATGATCAGAGTATCTATGGATTCAGAGGATCAGAGCCAGCATACATCAAGAACTTTGAAAAAGAATATCCTACCAAAACTCTTTTCTTATTAACTAATTATCGTTCTCGGGCAGCTATTGTCCAAGGAGCAAATAGATTGATCAGCTATAATAAAAATGATCGGATACCAAAGGCGATGATTCCAGCACAAAAAGAAGCAGGTGTTATGGAAGCCTATTTGTTTTCTGATACTAAAGCAGAAAGTCAGTGGCTAATCAAACAAATTCAGACATTTATTCAAAAAAATGGGAAATATAAGGAATCAATCATATTATACCGATCAGCTTCACAAACGCAGCAGCTTGTCCAATCTCTGCTGAAAACGAATATTCCTTTTGTACTGGAAGCAGATAGTCCATATGAAGGTATCTTTGGTATCAAGTCTTTCCAACATTTCTATCAAAAAATTGTTCATTGGCAAACAGCACTGAATCTGCAAAAGAAAAATCAGGCCTACCAGCAATTGCTCCGGCAGCTGATGGCAGACTGCTACCTGAAAAAAAGTGAATGCGATCAATACTTTTCTCCTAAATATCAAAATATAGCCGTTGCAGATTATATTTTGTCGATAAGCCCCAATTTAAAATCGAAATCTGCAGAAATCCGAGAGTTTGAGGAAGCGTTGCGTAAAACAGACCAGCATCAAGAAATCTATTCGCTTGTTCAAAGCTATCTTCATCTGCCACGTATAGCTAAGGAAATCGACCAGAGTGATCAAGAATGGATACGAGAAGAAGTAAAGCAGCATGCTACTTTCAGAAGACTCCAAGCCTTATCGCAAGAAACCCAAGCGACAGCTAAAGAATTAAAAACCCGCTTGATTGCTTACAGACAAGGAAAACTTGATGCACTATGTATCCAGAGCATTCACAAAAGTAAAGGTCTTAGTTACCGAAATGTCTTTTTGATTGGTTGTAACGAAGGAAGTTTGCCTTATAACGGAGCGACAGAAAAGAAAGTAATCGACTTTAATGAAATAAAAGCAGAACCAGTGACGACGATAGAAGAAGAACGAAGACTATTTTATGTTGCGATGACTAGAGCAAGAAATCGTCTGTATCTATGTGTACCTCAAATGAAAAATTCAAGAAAATTGAAAGTATCGAGATTTATCAAAGAAACCGGGAGTCGTGTGAAAAAAGGAAAGTGATAGAAGAGAGGGTGTGACAGAAGTGGTCAGTTTCAAGAAAGAAGAAGGAATGTACGAAAATTGCTTCTCAAATTTTTGTGAAATTTCAGCTTATTTTCGAAGAAGCTATTTCTGGAACACAGTTTATTCGGAAAAGGGAGGTGTGACAAGAATTTTGTCACACCTCCCTTATTTATTTTGAAAATGAGAATACTATTATCAAAATAGAGAATATATAGAAAAATTCTCATTATTCAAACGTAAATAATCAGTTATTTTGATTTTTTTTTATATTTTATTAGCTAATAATTGGTATTTTAAAAGAAATTACTGTAGAATTGGATTATAATTAAAAAGGAGTGAGAAAATGATAAAAGTATATACTTCGCCTAGCTGTACTTCCTGTAGAAAAGCAAGAGCATGGTTGCAAGCGAATCAACTTGAATTTGAAGAGAAGAATATTTTTGCCGAACCGTTAACAGAAAGTGAGATCAAAAAGATCTTGGCAGCGACTGAAGGAGGAGTTCAAGATATTATTTCCACTCGGTCGAAAATTTACGAAAAGCTGGGCATAGATTTTAACGAATTAACTTTAAAGCAAATGATCGTCTTATTCAAAGAATATCCTTCATTATTGAGACGACCTATTTTGATTGATGAAAAAAGAATACTAATCGGATTTAATGAAGATGAGATCCGGTCATTTGTCCCTCGTGAAATTCGATGTGTTGCCAGAAATCTGATCTATTTACAAAACAATAACATCTTAAATTCATAGGGAGGGAGCCTTCGTGGAAGTGAAAGTCTATGGATCAGCGCACTGTGTAACAAGTCTGAAGGCGAAACAATGGTTAGAACACCATCAATTGCCTTATCAATTTGTTGACTTAGAAGAACGCGATCTAAGTACAGAAGAAGCAGAAGAATTAT is from Enterococcus faecium and encodes:
- a CDS encoding ATP-dependent helicase, producing MNEKEILRLQKELKRWENKYKKLQQVFRLQEEIIATYEAAYGEAPGLIEEEVQVKESEGNSSFFKMMEKRSYNRFNQEQKAAITYDMKKHLRIIAGAGSGKTQTICAKAVYLMTQKQVDEERILMITFTRNAANELKKRVDNFSQRKTAVHIGTFHSIFFRIYNEICRKFPEVAMQGIQGDFSKDTAQKVNAVLQQLIRKYNLYIFDQYGEKTIASRLDYWQNMNLSVEEMVQLVKEKYDSIDKNARQPISERLYGLLTELQEQKRSQQLLEFNDVLQNLKSALENEEIQHYIGQKYDYLFIDEFQDTNPLQWEIVKRMTKENRIKLIVVGDDDQSIYGFRGSEPAYIKNFEKEYPTKTLFLLTNYRSRAAIVQGANRLISYNKNDRIPKAMIPAQKEAGVMEAYLFSDTKAESQWLIKQIQTFIQKNGKYKESIILYRSASQTQQLVQSLLKTNIPFVLEADSPYEGIFGIKSFQHFYQKIVHWQTALNLQKKNQAYQQLLRQLMADCYLKKSECDQYFSPKYQNIAVADYILSISPNLKSKSAEIREFEEALRKTDQHQEIYSLVQSYLHLPRIAKEIDQSDQEWIREEVKQHATFRRLQALSQETQATAKELKTRLIAYRQGKLDALCIQSIHKSKGLSYRNVFLIGCNEGSLPYNGATEKKVIDFNEIKAEPVTTIEEERRLFYVAMTRARNRLYLCVPQMKNSRKLKVSRFIKETGSRVKKGK
- a CDS encoding Spx/MgsR family RNA polymerase-binding regulatory protein; protein product: MIKVYTSPSCTSCRKARAWLQANQLEFEEKNIFAEPLTESEIKKILAATEGGVQDIISTRSKIYEKLGIDFNELTLKQMIVLFKEYPSLLRRPILIDEKRILIGFNEDEIRSFVPREIRCVARNLIYLQNNNILNS